The Ascaphus truei isolate aAscTru1 chromosome 12, aAscTru1.hap1, whole genome shotgun sequence region ttctcaaggagttaagctcagtaatagcaaaaccattatatataatattcaaggactccatttccacagatttagtaccacaagattggcgtaaagcagatgtggtgcctatatttaaaaagggagctagatcacaaccgggaaattacagacctgtaagcctgacttcgatagtagggaaactacttgaaggtttaatacgggataatattcaggaatacctaatggaaaacaaaattattagtaatagtcagcatggatttatgaaggatagatcttgccaaactaaccttatttgtttctttgaggatgtaagtaggaatttagacttgggtaatgccgttgatgtggtctccttagattttgcaaaggcttttgatacggtttcacacaagaggttggtgtacaaaataaagaaaattggactcagtaataatatatgcacctggattgaaaactggttaaaggacagacaacagagggttgtcataaatggaactttttcaggttgggctaaagtcgtgagtggagtacctcagggatcggtactgggacccctgctttttaacttgtttattaatgaccttgaggttgggatccagagcaaagtctccatctttgctgatgatactaaattgtgtaaggtaatagaatcagagcaggatgtaatttctcttcagaaggacttggagagactggatacgtgggcaggtaaatggcagatgaggtttaatacagataaatgtaaggttatgcatttgggatgcaagaataaaaaggcgacttacaaattaaatggagatatattgggggaatccttgatggagaaggatttaggagtgcttgtagacagcaggcttaggattgtgcccaatgtcatgcagtacagtagctgcaaaggcaaataagatcttatttgcatcaaacgggcaattgatggaagggaagtaaacataattatgcccctttacaaagcattagtaagaccacaccttgaatatggagtacaattttgggcaccaatcctaagaaaagacattatggaactagagagagtgcagagaagagccaccaaattaataaaggggatggacattctaatttgaggagaggctagctaaattagatttatttacattagaaaagaggcgtctaagagggcatatgataactatatacaaatatattcaggggcaatacaaggagctttcaaaagaactattcatcccatgggcagtacaaaggactcgggccatcccttaaggttggaggaaaggaaatttcaccagcaacaaaggaaagggctctttacagtaagggcagttaaaatgtggaattcattacccatggagactgtgatggcagatacaatagatttgttcaaaaaaaggttggacatcttttttgatgggaaaggtatgcagggatataccaaataagtatacatgggaagaatgttgatccacggattcatccgattgccaattcttggagtcaggaaggaattaatttttccccttaatggggttttttgtttgccttcctctggatcaataagtaagtatagatataggataaagtatctgttgtctaaatttagcataggttgaacttgatggacctacgtcttttttcaacctcatctactatgtaactatgtaactatgtaaagttcatgacagtacaataagaaaaagactgaacaagtatggtctGTTTTGAAGGGTTGCCAGGCGAAAGccccttctctctaaaaagaacatggcagcacggcttaagtttgcaaagttgcacctgaacaaaccacaagacttctggaacattgTCCTTTGGACAGAAGAGATCAAAGTgtagatgtttggccataatgcacagcgccacgtttggcaaaaaccaaacacagcatatcagcacaaacacctcataccaactttcAAGCAAGGGGTAGAGGGGTGATGATTtcggcttgttttgcagccacaggacctggtaaccttgcagtcattgagtcaaccattaTCTCCTctttataccaaagtattctaaagtcaaatgtgaggccatctgtccgacagcgaaagcttggctgaaattgggtcatgcaacaggacaatgatcccaagcacaccagcaaatctccaacagaatggctgaaaaagaaaagaatcaagatgTTGCAATTGCCCAGTCaatgtccagacctcaacccaattgaaatgctgtggctggaccttaagagagctgtgcataaacaaatgcccacaaccCTCAATGAACTggagcaacgttgtaaagaagagtgggccaaaattcctccacaacgatgtgagaaactgatagtcatacagaaaatgattacttcaagttattgctgccaaaggtggttctacaagctattgaatcataaggtatacttagtttttcacacatggcttctccattttggctttatttttgttaaataaatcatgacacggtgtaatatgtcatgtgttgttgttcatcagaggttgtatttacctaattttaagacctgctaaggaacagatgattgttatgtcattatatatgtaaaaccatagaattcaatgagggtgtactttctttttcacaccactttacagtatattttatataaCAAATATAATCCACAATAAGCACTCTGATAAATAACAATTGTACAAAAAAGTCTATTAAAGACCAAGAAAATTATGAACACGAGAACTAATAAAGAAGACAGATTAAAACCAAAGTGGGAACCTAAAGAAAACCTCATATAacataaagcaaaaaaaaaatacaatgtaattAGAGAGACCTAATAATAAACCAATGACatggaaaaaaattaaatccGAACGAATGCACTAACACAGACAGAGGGAACTATAAGTTCCCAATGAAAGTAAAGACCTGCAGGTCTAATAAATGCACACTTAGCAAAATGACCATCAATGACCTGCAGGTCACATCATGGAGCAGAACCTCTTCAGGATGAGGAAACATGCATGCACATATAGAGGAAAGCAGAGATCCTTACAATGATAGCCAAGAAAATCCCTGCATAATAATGATATGAGGCTAATATGATAGAACATAATTTCTCTGATGAGCTGTTGTTAATGAAAAAAATCAAGAGAAAACACAAATGGGGTAATACTGTTTGTGAGTAAAATGTAAGTAGAAGATATGATAATTAGACTCACATTTTATGAGAATAATGCAGGCCTTTCGGTTATTTTGAAGTAACCAGCTTATAAAATGTAATGCGTTGTCTCTGGGAAGGCAGGATACTCCCGAAATTAAGACATAGAGACATAATTGTAAATATAACTAACATATAACAATGTCACTTTATATGATTCAGTATCTTTCACAAGTTGAATTTAATTATGTATTAAACATGTATTTTCTCACCATAGATGTATCTTCAGCACATGACTGATCTGTGAACAAGAAGCAATGTAAGAAATGTCCCAAACATCATAAATTACATGAGGCGTTAATGGAAATATGTTCTAAGGACTTCAACATTGCACAAGTCTATATGAGAATTGGAACAAGATTACAAGAAACTCGGCAGATCATTCCTATACATCAACAGCATTTTACTAACCGTACAGACACCATACTACCAGACAAGACAAGGAGAGGGTTTAAAGACCTGAGACATGACAACCTACAGTGAGACATGCAGTAATGTTATGCAGCAAATAATCCATACAGGGAAGAAATCCTATatctgctctgaatgtgggaaaagcttatCTCACAAAGCAGGTCTTGttgtacaccaaagaatccacacaggggtgaagccgTATAactgttctgaatgtgggaaaagcttcagtaagAAATCACATCTTGTTAGACACCAAATAATACACACAGGGGTgactccctataactgctctgaatgtgggaaaagcttcagttaTAAAATAAGTCTAGTTGCACACCAAATAATCCACACAGGGAAGaaaccctataactgctctgaatgtggtgAAAATTTCAGTAATAAATCACATCTTGCTACGCACAAAGGAATCCATCCCGGGATGAAGCCTTATAATTGCTCTGAATGTGAGTATAGCTTCAGTCGTAAAACAAGTCTAGTTACACACCAAAGAGTCCACACAGGTGTGaagccctataactgctctgaatgtgagaaaagcttcagCCATAAAGCAAGTCTGGTTATACAcaaaagaatccacacaggggtgactCCCTTTAAGTGCTCTGAATGTTGGAAAATCTTCCGTAAGAAATCGCATCTTATTAGACATGAAAGAATCCATACCGGGATGaagccctataactgctctgaatgtgagaaaagcttcagTCGGAAATCGCATCTGGTtagacaccaaagaatccacacagcgGTGAAGCCTTAACTGCTatgaatgtgagaaaagcttcagTAAGAAATCACTAAGTGAATTATCTTGTGTTTGAAAAGATGTTAAGTCTCCCTGTAGCtactaaatatacaaaataccattaaaaaaaaaccacacacaataAATAGAAAAACAGTAGAAAAAACAAGGGGAGCGCGAATCAGGAACACAgccacaaataataataataatatatgtgatCAAAACATTAAATACTATAATAGAGAGAATGCACTATTAATTGGTGACCCGAAAGATTAGAGGTCTGCGATCAGAGATTAATATGACACCAATGTGGTGGAAATATGgtggtaaaataaaataaaactatttCAAATACTCatacgggctagtgtgagtacaaACTCGTCAGGGTTTTAACTCTGTAGAGGGGCTTCTCCTGGAGACACACACCTCCCGCCAGACCGCTACACAGATCCAGTTGGTTGTTTGTCCACCGGAGGTTTCCGAAGCCAGGAAGTGAGAGGTGCGTTTCAGACTGTAGTGTGCGTTCCAACACTTCAGCGTGCTGCAGACGCGGAAGAGAAGGAGTCGCCAGCGCAGAGAAGACCTCCAGAACCTGTCTATAGCCACCGAATGTATGTACGTGCTGTTTAGCCTTTTTATCATTATTAAATAAGTGTTTACTATACCTGTATTCTCCATTTGCATTTTGGGGTGATCTGGAGTTTTTTGATGACCTGAGTGCTGTGTAGCTGCCAGAAATTTAACGTGCAGTCCCAGGATGATCCTTTCTACAGAGTTTAAACCCCGATAGGATTTTactcacacaggcccgtgtgagtatataCGTTCATATATTTTAAAGTCTACCATTCCCCATTTCATGCCATTACTATATATAGCTATGTATACTcagatttttattatattttttgggTTACCTCGATGCCCTGAGGACTTGTGTGCTGTGTAGCGGTCTGTCGGGAGGTGTGTGTCTCCAGGAGAAGCCCCTCTACAGAGTTAAAACCCGATGAGTTTGTACTCACACTAATCGCCAAGaagtctgtcctgcgcttcagtgTATGTGGGTAGGTCACTTGAATATTTCAGACACTGGGGCAGTGTGCGAGGGAGCTCAGCATGGCTACGgagttgaccggtgcagggggatatacAATCTTACCTCACCTGCATGTCCGGTCTGGGACCCGCTCACCTCGGCTGCTCCTGCGAGCCGCCGTCTGGAGTGTCAGGATACAAGAGAagtttcggcgcaactgcgcatgcctgagtcagtgaagctcccggatgttctTCAAACAACTTTATTGTTTCTCCCCTcagagggggagattgcggtgtagcccttgtgtgtcattgtttcaataaagttgtttgaagaacatccgggagcttcactgactcaggcatgcgcagttgcgccgaaactTCTCTTGTATCttgtactcacactagcccgtgtgagtatttgaaatagttttattttattttaccacCATATTTCCACCACATTGGTGTCATATTAATCTCTGATCACAGACCTCTAATCTTTCGGGTCACCAATTAATAGTGCATTCTCTCTATTATAGTATTTAATGTTTTGatcacatatattattattattatttgtggcTGTGTTCCTGATTCGCGCTCCCCTTATTTTTTCTACTGTTTGTCATGTCTCAGGGAGGAAAGGTTATCTCCCTCATAGGGTTGTGAGTTGCGGGCGGTGGATCCCTAGACGTTCATACCACACGAAGAAGGGGACACGGGTTCTCCGAAATTGGTAACAATTTTCCACTTATTCATCCCTCCCTATCAATAGTGATAGGTTTTTCTTTAGAGAGCGCCCAGGCACTTTTTGTCtctacaataaaaagaaaaacattctAGGGAGAGGACAATTGCCAAAGCTCACCTTGATATGCAGGTTTTTTTTGCAGTAACACTGATTGCATAGGTTGCTGTGGCATACTGTACATAGGCATGCGTTGTACGTTAATGGAGTTATTTACTGTTAAAGTGCTAATCAAGAGAACAAAggacagctatatatatatatatatatagatatatatacacacacacaatcactgttCGACAAATCCGGTCAACACGGACGATAGGATTTTGGCTGCTAGCGTCTTACAATTCCCCTGCTCAAATTTTTTTTCCCCGGATcgaaaaaaatcaattaaaaaatccCCCTACCTCATTGGGCAGACGCGTGTTGGCGTGCTgccaggactttttttttttttttgcacgccGGCACCCGGGAGACGTCAACGCGGCCCTCGACTCCCTCTTCAAAGAGAGCCTAAGATAACCGCAGGACCCACAGAGACCCGCTAACCCAGGCCCCGTCTTGCCCTGCAGCGGATCCCGGACAGTCCTCAGTGCCACAGCGTCCAGCCAAGTCGTGCGACCGGTGGAGAGGGGACAAAGGCCGAATACCGGCAGAGGCGAGGTAAGCCGGGGAGGCGGCAACAGCTAGTTGGGCGGCGGAGATCTGACTAGGAGCTCCTGTTCCGACGCTGAAGGGCACTCTTGGCCGCTGACTAGCAGTGTACCGGTTCCCTATCCCCATGCAGAGTAAAACCTTGCTGGAACAGCTCTTGCAGgttcagttgtgtgtgtgtgtgtgtgtgtgtgtgtgtgtgtcacgcccagtcagtcatagtcggtcactcacccagtcagtcagtcagtcaaacacccaGTCGGTcagtcaagtgtcagtcacccactgtcacaGTAGACCAGGGCTTACCAACACTTTAAtacgggattctggattgagcacacaagatgagtaaataaattgtaatttatttccttttaagacaaacacaatacttcacaattacagtcaatatacacttactgggatggggaaacaaaataaaatgttcatggaacgaaacaaagtctctcgGCATccctgcaagtgggtgcgcgatgtgagccgtgcgacagtccttggcaaGGGGCGCAACTTGCGAgccctatatctccgccaaacGGAAGTCTTTCataatgtccttacaggattcgttcgggaatccttagctcaaacgaattctggaagaggggcaaTTCTTTGTTAtggtgtagttaacccctcacactacgGAACCACTGACGCTGTACTTGGACGCTTCTTGGTAAAATCTGagatgaatctgactgggactgggctgcaggcatttttatagggttaagggccCTATACCTGACATATACACCCAATCTTCTCGTGGGAATCATTTTTCCCACCTATCCTAGACTTGCCAATAACTtacaaagagggcagaagttgcttcccgttttgcacagagcatgtgctaacctcacacctgagctacttGGCATACCgagcccaacctcttacctggcgacagcaagtctggggtttggctaccaagtgtgaagtgcccatacttcacaccggtatctggtacttaacaatatcccggccaccctaatacctagggtctctgaggcttttcaactctggacttctcttagacactggggcaccaccttagcagggtgccctttgaaatCCATAGATgaaaaaatccctcagctcattcatccataacatatgggcatgttaatggctTCATTGCCGGACCGGCAGAAAGGGGTTCCTGCCTTTGCATTTAAAACAcaattgaaatacagtatgtttataaatgtatgttctgcataCGTAACAAATATAAAATTCATATGTATGTCCATGGCACATGTGTAActaactgcactccaaaaattagagtgctagctctttcctagtgCAAGTaatccacttaattgaatgggctctgtgatgtggtttgcggtttgacctataattggtctgtgttacaagccggcatacaatgtatccatgcTGGCTTTTAATCGGTAACTGCGGACACAAGCCAACAATTCAGCTCAAGTGGATAACAAGACcgctggatacattttgacagaggGCACTTCAGCTacaccgcaaaccacttatccaattgactttgcggtttagaggtctacgGCTTAGGAAGTGATACCTATGCTTCAAAGCAGCCACTTATTCACAGGAACGCGTATTCACTtagcgcttggttcagcgctagaagctcccccttgtgtcacaaatacagttagcacattttcattcattcactgtaactgcagctagcttcttagctgcaaaaaagggacaaaaaagatagtgtaggggaaaacatgatattatggggacaatacagtttaaccccttcagtcccaacagggactagggttaaccagccgggcataatactttTATTATTGGCTTGGTTAACCCTCTCCCGCCATACCCATCCAGTCAGttagtcatccacccagtcagtcagacacccacccagactggtcacacactcacacacacaattcttattaggaatttattcaattattttaaagtggggcAGGGCTAGGtgccgagtagattttttttttttttggttcggcgattagatttttgggttatttgtcgacgtgtgtgtgtgtgtgtgtgtgtgtgtgtgtgtgtgtgtgtgtgtgtgtgtgtgtgtgtgtgtgtgtgtgtgtgtgtgtgtgtgtgtgtgtaaaacacaATAGGTGCTGACAGTTCCTAAGAATAAAGGATCTTCCTTATGGTGTTAAATTAAGGGATAAAACCCTCTAGGATTTaaataagggtatataataaacaATTCAGCTAGCGCTCTTACCTGtgcatacaataaatatataatatgcaATAAAATATAAGTATCGTTACCTCAAATTATGAAAACCTTTAATACATATATAAGTTCAAATAGGTCAAATTACAATAAAATCAGAGTCCAAACCAGTCCATGCTTCTTTAAACTGGATCTAACCCTCATGTCCGAAGAGAACTatagaaacaaaagaaaagaaaaaagcgcaagacCCATAGTGCAGTATGGTCAGTTTTATGTGAAGAAATacagttaaaaacacttacaaaagtAAGTTGGTATTGGGCACATCAATATGTGAGGTAGTCTGAATTGGAGTATCCACCGGAACAGACGCTGTCCTTTTTGCTACATtattatgtattgaatgtaataTATATCCAATTTGTTGTTTTAATGATCCTTTATAAGCACTTTATTTAGTACATTTAGTGCTTGTAATTCATAGCTGTTGCTCTAAGGAATAACAGTGGTGTCTGACTTATAAAGGAGTTAACAAATAACTCGGAAACCATTAGTAGGTGTTACCTCCACAACATTaatgtttttaaattatatttattaataaagatttaatTATATTAAGTCAGTATCTATTTATGCATTTCATCACTGGATATACCAGGGACAACCGCTATGGGTGCTAATCATATACTGTTTTCTATTTGTGGTTAGCCGGAGtaagcaactatatatatatatatatatatatatatatatatatatatatatatatatatatatatatatatatatatatatatatatatatatatatatatatatatatatatatatatatatatatatgtgtgtgtgtgtacaatagcAACCTTGCA contains the following coding sequences:
- the LOC142464324 gene encoding LOW QUALITY PROTEIN: uncharacterized protein LOC142464324 (The sequence of the model RefSeq protein was modified relative to this genomic sequence to represent the inferred CDS: inserted 2 bases in 1 codon) encodes the protein MTTYSETCSNVMQQIIHTGKKSYICSECGKSLSHKAGLVVHQRIHTGVKPYNCSECGKSFSKKSHLVRHQIIHTGVTPYNCSECGKSFSYKISLVAHQIIHTGKKPYNCSECGENFSNKSHLATHKGIHPGMKPYNCSECEYSFSRKTSLVTHQRVHTGVKPYNCSECEKSFSHKASLVIHKRIHTGVTPFKCSECWKIFRKKSHLIRHERIHTGMKPYNCSECEKSFSRKSHLVRHQRIHTAVKPXNCYECEKSFTDPGQSSVPQRPAKSCDRWRGDKGRIPAEARTSDRLPGSKRLV